A window of the Bdellovibrio sp. ZAP7 genome harbors these coding sequences:
- a CDS encoding alpha/beta hydrolase yields the protein MGSVYYAQAMRQLGKIHCQEINQDDNAPWIIFFHGYGADANDLFSLGQMIPTKQTYNWLFPNGILEVPIGPAWTGRAWWPIDMMAIQRAQETGVPRDFSGEIPKGLEKARDMAMEMIRQLRVPWNQIILGGFSQGAMLATELYLRAPETPRGLVLMSGTLLCQDEWKPLIANRQGQKFYQSHGQMDQVLGFKQAQKLETLLTQNGMKGSLVGFRGGHEIPAQVLQGIGQYVNSL from the coding sequence ATGGGATCAGTATATTATGCTCAAGCTATGAGACAACTCGGAAAAATACATTGCCAAGAAATTAATCAAGACGATAACGCACCCTGGATCATCTTCTTCCATGGTTATGGCGCAGATGCCAATGACTTGTTCTCGTTGGGACAGATGATTCCGACGAAACAAACGTACAATTGGCTTTTTCCGAATGGAATTCTGGAAGTACCTATTGGCCCCGCATGGACAGGCCGTGCTTGGTGGCCGATTGATATGATGGCCATTCAACGCGCTCAGGAAACGGGCGTGCCCCGAGATTTCAGCGGTGAAATCCCCAAAGGCCTGGAAAAAGCCCGCGACATGGCGATGGAAATGATCCGTCAACTGCGCGTGCCTTGGAACCAAATCATCCTGGGAGGTTTTTCTCAAGGAGCGATGCTGGCAACCGAACTTTATCTGCGCGCCCCTGAAACCCCTCGCGGCTTGGTGTTGATGTCAGGCACATTGCTTTGCCAGGACGAATGGAAACCTTTGATCGCAAACCGCCAAGGGCAAAAGTTTTATCAAAGCCATGGGCAAATGGATCAGGTTTTGGGCTTTAAACAGGCACAAAAACTTGAAACCCTGCTTACTCAAAACGGCATGAAGGGATCCCTGGTTGGATTCCGCGGTGGTCACGAGATCCCCGCGCAAGTCCTGCAGGGTATCGGTCAATACGTTAACTCGTTGTAG
- a CDS encoding UDP-N-acetylmuramoyl-L-alanyl-D-glutamate--2,6-diaminopimelate ligase codes for MKLQHLFSTIPGIAGHVLPDIEVSGIFNDARKVVSDGLFVAIRGVKVDGHSFIPDAINNGAAVLVVEDPNQVPNSFKGFVLRVENTREALDVLASHYHGDPAEEMFCVGVTGTNGKTSVTYMVEAIFNHSQNPTGVIGTVNHHLLEKVWPSDMTTPDPINLQKRLREFKDAGAKAVAMEVSSHALDQHRVDSVPFNTVIFTNLTRDHLDYHETMEKYFESKQRLFTDLLWKTEKLPCFAIINIDDKYGRRMHVADPAVLWTYGADKSADLSFKIKSMDFALTVFDLKTPVGTTEVELPMSGTHNVMNAVAAMGAGLSAGIPLEVCKAAIASFTGVPGRLQAVPNNKNLSVFVDYAHSPDALENVLTALTKVRESLKSNAKIWTIFGCGGDRDKGKRPLMAEMALKFSDAVVVTSDNPRTEEPQSIIEDILKGVTAQDKNRVIVLADRKEAIHATISKAQEGDVILIAGKGHEDYQIIGSTKFPFSDVQVAEQALQGRV; via the coding sequence ATGAAACTACAGCATCTTTTTTCAACAATTCCAGGAATCGCCGGCCATGTTTTGCCAGACATCGAAGTCTCTGGGATTTTCAATGATGCGCGTAAGGTGGTGAGCGATGGACTATTCGTTGCCATTCGTGGTGTCAAAGTCGACGGCCACAGTTTCATTCCTGACGCTATCAATAACGGTGCAGCCGTTTTGGTGGTCGAAGATCCCAATCAAGTTCCCAATAGCTTTAAAGGTTTCGTTTTGCGCGTGGAAAACACTCGCGAAGCCCTAGATGTTTTAGCCAGCCACTATCACGGCGACCCCGCAGAGGAAATGTTCTGCGTGGGTGTGACAGGTACTAACGGTAAAACTTCAGTGACCTACATGGTTGAGGCGATTTTTAATCACTCTCAAAACCCAACCGGTGTTATCGGAACCGTGAACCATCATCTGCTGGAAAAAGTATGGCCGTCAGACATGACGACGCCAGATCCAATCAATCTGCAGAAACGCCTGCGTGAATTCAAAGACGCTGGCGCCAAGGCTGTGGCAATGGAAGTTTCCTCGCACGCTTTGGATCAGCACCGTGTGGATAGCGTGCCATTCAATACGGTGATCTTTACGAACCTGACCCGTGATCATTTGGATTATCACGAAACGATGGAAAAATACTTCGAGTCCAAGCAACGTCTGTTCACAGATTTGTTGTGGAAGACGGAAAAGCTTCCCTGTTTTGCGATCATCAATATCGATGATAAATATGGCCGTCGCATGCACGTGGCAGATCCAGCAGTTCTTTGGACGTACGGAGCTGATAAATCCGCCGACCTTAGTTTCAAAATCAAAAGCATGGATTTTGCCCTGACGGTCTTTGATTTGAAAACCCCTGTTGGCACTACCGAAGTAGAATTGCCGATGTCAGGAACTCACAACGTGATGAATGCAGTAGCCGCAATGGGTGCAGGTCTATCTGCAGGAATTCCATTGGAAGTTTGTAAAGCAGCGATCGCAAGTTTCACCGGTGTGCCGGGCAGATTGCAGGCCGTACCGAATAATAAAAACCTTTCTGTATTTGTGGATTATGCCCATTCGCCAGATGCTTTAGAAAACGTTCTGACAGCATTGACGAAAGTGCGCGAAAGTCTTAAGTCCAACGCCAAGATCTGGACAATCTTTGGTTGTGGTGGCGATCGCGACAAAGGCAAACGTCCCTTGATGGCCGAAATGGCCTTGAAATTCTCTGATGCCGTGGTGGTCACTTCAGACAATCCACGCACCGAGGAGCCACAGTCTATTATCGAAGATATTTTAAAGGGCGTGACTGCCCAGGATAAAAACCGTGTGATCGTTTTGGCGGATCGTAAGGAAGCCATTCATGCGACCATCAGCAAAGCTCAAGAGGGCGATGTGATTTTGATCGCAGGTAAAGGTCACGAAGACTATCAGATTATTGGAAGCACGAAGTTTCCATTCAGTGATGTGCAGGTCGCCGAGCAGGCGCTGCAGGGGAGAGTGTAA
- the murF gene encoding UDP-N-acetylmuramoyl-tripeptide--D-alanyl-D-alanine ligase, translating into MRAMDVQTVVKATNAQVVSQHADAFTGIGTDTRADLKGQMFIALKGEAFDAHEFLDKAVAQGATVLLVHEVNEQVNSLKNKVTVLKVPDTLKALQQLGNWARHQSQGTIVAITGSNGKTTTKEFTAALIGTAKNVHYNKGSFNNHWGVPFTLLQLDPKKEVAVIEMGMNHAGEITELVQIAEPDVVVCTMVGRAHMEFFGTIEKVAEAKEEIYNAAKKNAIRIYNLDNEQTHNMFVRGHDKFPQDKVITFSSEDPRADVHLMIASMNMSQLVLKGSIKGVLGTATVQVFGAQNLTNLMAAAALGLSVGMSPAQIWMGLPACKTNWGRNQLVHLKSGAQMIFDAYNANPDSMKALLENVQLLTVSGRKVGVFGQMREMGSASAELHEELGERVGKAGFEKVYFVGEDFDAFTKGLQKAQFSKESLIQKDFTENAGKDLATFLHSGDIAVVKASRGTKLERFVYPCEPLDFSEKS; encoded by the coding sequence ATGAGAGCCATGGATGTGCAAACCGTCGTCAAAGCTACAAACGCGCAAGTGGTCAGCCAACACGCTGACGCATTTACAGGAATCGGTACCGACACCCGTGCAGATCTTAAGGGACAAATGTTTATCGCGCTTAAAGGTGAAGCTTTTGATGCCCACGAGTTTCTGGATAAAGCCGTTGCTCAAGGTGCGACGGTTCTGTTAGTTCACGAAGTAAATGAGCAAGTGAACTCGTTGAAAAACAAAGTCACAGTCCTAAAAGTTCCTGACACTTTGAAAGCCCTGCAACAGCTGGGCAACTGGGCTCGTCACCAATCTCAAGGTACGATCGTAGCCATCACAGGCTCCAACGGTAAGACCACGACAAAAGAATTCACGGCAGCCTTAATCGGTACTGCCAAAAATGTTCACTACAACAAAGGCAGCTTTAACAATCACTGGGGAGTGCCATTCACTCTGCTGCAATTGGATCCTAAAAAAGAAGTGGCTGTGATTGAAATGGGTATGAATCACGCTGGTGAAATTACCGAGCTAGTTCAAATCGCAGAACCGGATGTTGTGGTTTGCACGATGGTAGGGCGCGCGCACATGGAATTCTTTGGCACGATCGAAAAGGTCGCCGAAGCTAAAGAAGAGATCTATAATGCTGCTAAGAAAAACGCGATCCGTATCTACAATTTGGACAATGAACAAACACATAATATGTTTGTTCGTGGCCACGACAAATTCCCGCAGGATAAAGTCATCACGTTCTCTAGCGAAGATCCCCGTGCCGATGTGCATTTAATGATTGCTTCCATGAACATGAGCCAATTGGTTCTAAAAGGAAGCATCAAAGGTGTTCTTGGGACTGCAACTGTGCAGGTCTTTGGGGCACAAAATCTGACGAATTTGATGGCAGCAGCAGCCCTGGGTCTTTCGGTAGGTATGTCTCCGGCGCAGATCTGGATGGGCTTGCCAGCATGTAAGACAAACTGGGGGCGTAACCAGCTGGTTCACCTTAAATCCGGCGCTCAAATGATCTTTGATGCCTATAATGCCAATCCCGACAGTATGAAAGCTTTACTGGAAAATGTGCAATTGTTAACAGTAAGCGGACGAAAAGTGGGGGTCTTTGGGCAGATGAGAGAAATGGGTTCAGCCTCAGCAGAATTGCATGAGGAATTGGGCGAGCGTGTGGGCAAAGCCGGCTTTGAAAAAGTTTACTTCGTTGGCGAAGATTTCGACGCGTTTACTAAGGGTCTGCAAAAGGCTCAATTCTCTAAGGAAAGCCTGATCCAAAAAGATTTTACAGAAAACGCTGGCAAAGATTTAGCCACTTTCCTTCATAGTGGCGACATTGCCGTCGTAAAAGCCTCCCGTGGCACGAAGCTTGAGCGTTTCGTTTATCCGTGTGAGCCCCTGGATTTTTCAGAAAAATCGTAG
- a CDS encoding SRPBCC domain-containing protein: MSGSKFIPPRQSGGESDSQEINITITVKATAAEIWRALTDTDDLENWWGDDVSLEPKVGGKFREAWEDDEGNEQLASGKVLSLVPNKSITFTWREKNWDAKASTECSYVIEDKGKTRTMTVTHKGWEVFPDKLSAKLQKDFQLGWKYHMQELKAYLDDEG; the protein is encoded by the coding sequence ATGTCTGGATCGAAATTCATTCCTCCTCGCCAAAGCGGCGGGGAGTCTGACTCTCAGGAAATCAATATCACTATTACGGTGAAGGCCACGGCAGCGGAAATCTGGCGTGCGCTGACTGATACTGACGATCTGGAAAATTGGTGGGGAGACGACGTCTCCCTTGAACCAAAAGTCGGCGGAAAATTCCGCGAAGCCTGGGAAGACGACGAGGGCAACGAGCAACTCGCTTCCGGCAAAGTCCTTTCTCTTGTTCCCAACAAATCCATTACCTTTACGTGGCGTGAGAAAAACTGGGATGCGAAAGCCTCCACGGAATGCTCTTACGTGATCGAAGACAAGGGTAAAACTCGCACAATGACTGTTACTCATAAGGGCTGGGAAGTGTTTCCCGATAAGCTGAGTGCGAAACTTCAAAAAGACTTTCAACTGGGTTGGAAGTATCACATGCAGGAATTAAAAGCCTATCTGGACGACGAAGGTTAA
- the mraY gene encoding phospho-N-acetylmuramoyl-pentapeptide-transferase, which produces MLYQWLYSMSEYFSPLNVFRYITVRTFIAFFTSFLLCWMWGPYFIKRLQLKHFGQSIRDDGPQSHKKKAGTPTMGGGLILLSTLIPCLLWVDMTNPLVWSVLLITWGFGMIGYMDDWLKVSKKNSKGLSGKIRLLGEFLIAGLVVAYLVHFHDLGTTVYIPFVKSFGFDLGYAYIVFAALVVVGTANAVNLTDGLDGLAIVPVMISAATLGLFAYVTGHYSIANYLQIPHVVGAGELTPVAATIVAAGMGFLWFNAYPAQVFMGDVGSLSLGGFLGSMAVITQNELLMVILGGVFVVEALSVITQVISFKLTGKRVFKMAPIHHHFELGGLTETKIIVRFWIISILLAVLSLATLKLR; this is translated from the coding sequence ATGCTTTATCAGTGGCTCTATTCAATGTCGGAATACTTTTCTCCATTGAATGTCTTTCGTTACATCACGGTTCGTACATTCATCGCGTTTTTTACATCTTTCCTGCTGTGCTGGATGTGGGGCCCTTACTTCATTAAACGCCTGCAGCTAAAGCATTTTGGTCAATCGATTCGTGATGACGGCCCTCAATCTCATAAAAAGAAAGCTGGCACGCCGACTATGGGTGGCGGATTGATTCTTCTTTCAACTTTGATCCCATGCTTGTTGTGGGTGGATATGACAAACCCATTGGTTTGGTCAGTTCTGCTTATCACTTGGGGCTTTGGAATGATCGGTTACATGGATGACTGGTTGAAAGTAAGCAAAAAGAATTCCAAAGGTCTTTCTGGAAAAATTCGTTTGTTGGGTGAGTTCTTGATCGCAGGCTTGGTGGTAGCTTATCTGGTTCACTTCCACGATTTGGGCACAACAGTTTACATTCCCTTTGTAAAATCATTCGGTTTTGATCTTGGTTACGCATACATCGTGTTTGCGGCTTTGGTTGTCGTAGGAACTGCGAATGCTGTGAATTTGACAGATGGTTTGGACGGCTTGGCGATTGTTCCAGTGATGATCTCGGCAGCGACTTTGGGTTTGTTTGCCTATGTAACAGGTCACTACTCTATCGCGAATTACCTGCAAATCCCACACGTGGTCGGAGCAGGTGAGTTAACTCCGGTCGCGGCAACGATTGTTGCTGCGGGAATGGGTTTCTTGTGGTTTAACGCGTATCCCGCGCAGGTCTTCATGGGCGACGTGGGTTCTTTGTCCCTTGGTGGATTCTTGGGCTCTATGGCCGTTATCACTCAAAATGAGTTGTTGATGGTGATTCTGGGCGGTGTCTTCGTGGTGGAAGCATTGTCGGTAATCACTCAAGTGATCTCTTTCAAACTGACGGGAAAACGTGTGTTCAAAATGGCGCCGATTCATCACCACTTTGAATTGGGCGGTTTAACTGAAACGAAGATTATTGTTCGTTTCTGGATTATTTCGATTTTATTGGCTGTTTTAAGTCTAGCGACTCTCAAATTGAGGTAG
- the murD gene encoding UDP-N-acetylmuramoyl-L-alanine--D-glutamate ligase → MYKEFSELKDKRILVVGLGKTGVSLAHFLTKHGAQVTVTDHKSKPELSVQLEQLGDLPIKYELGGHSPKTFIAQDLVILSPGVPSTLKIFDYARSQGIKITGEFEFSAGFIKEPIIGITGTNGKTTVARITEAILTQSGVKTWVGGANEKPLVDYLRLDDKAQVVIAEVSSFMLEHCDTFNPGNVVFTNLAENHLDRYRSMEEYVNAKRRVFKNTNQATTSILNADDNAVVELARDPAVQRGRIFYFSRKPALEPQIMNIGGAVNIGDEIRVRTGPEIETFNIKNMKMRGKHSIENVMAAILASREHGATREAVQKVIETFNGLPHRIEYVRKVGGVLFYNDSKATNVHAVLRALDTFDENVILIAGGKDTNLNYEPLRTSVKRKVKTLILVGEAKERINRDLGDFSETFLIGTFEEAVLIAYQKSRIGDIVLLSPGCSSFDMFDSFEERGEYFKEIVRKFH, encoded by the coding sequence ATGTATAAAGAGTTTAGTGAATTAAAAGACAAAAGAATCCTAGTGGTCGGTCTTGGTAAAACGGGTGTGTCTTTGGCGCATTTCTTGACCAAGCACGGCGCTCAGGTGACGGTAACAGATCACAAATCTAAACCGGAACTTTCTGTGCAACTTGAGCAATTGGGCGATCTTCCAATTAAGTATGAATTGGGTGGTCACAGTCCGAAAACTTTCATCGCTCAGGATTTGGTTATCTTGTCTCCAGGCGTGCCTTCTACTTTGAAAATCTTCGATTACGCAAGATCTCAAGGTATCAAGATCACGGGGGAGTTCGAGTTCTCTGCGGGTTTTATCAAAGAACCTATCATCGGTATCACGGGTACAAACGGTAAAACGACTGTAGCACGCATCACTGAGGCGATCTTGACTCAATCAGGTGTTAAAACTTGGGTGGGTGGCGCGAATGAAAAACCATTGGTTGATTACCTTCGCCTTGATGACAAAGCGCAAGTGGTGATCGCAGAGGTTTCCAGCTTCATGCTTGAACACTGTGACACGTTCAATCCCGGCAACGTGGTCTTCACGAACTTGGCTGAAAATCACTTGGATCGTTACCGTTCAATGGAAGAGTACGTAAACGCGAAACGCCGTGTTTTCAAAAACACAAATCAAGCGACAACAAGCATCTTGAATGCAGACGACAACGCCGTTGTAGAGCTTGCGCGTGATCCAGCGGTTCAACGTGGACGTATTTTCTACTTCTCTCGTAAACCAGCTTTGGAACCACAAATCATGAACATCGGTGGTGCCGTGAATATCGGCGACGAAATTCGCGTGCGCACAGGTCCTGAGATTGAAACATTCAATATCAAAAACATGAAAATGCGCGGTAAGCACTCTATCGAAAACGTGATGGCAGCTATTTTGGCGTCTCGCGAACACGGTGCAACTCGTGAAGCGGTTCAAAAAGTGATCGAGACATTCAATGGTCTTCCTCACCGTATTGAGTACGTGCGTAAAGTTGGCGGCGTCTTGTTCTACAACGACTCTAAAGCTACAAACGTTCATGCGGTTCTTCGCGCTTTGGACACTTTTGATGAAAACGTGATTTTGATCGCGGGTGGTAAAGACACGAATTTGAACTATGAACCTCTTCGTACGTCGGTAAAACGCAAAGTGAAGACTCTGATTTTGGTCGGGGAAGCTAAAGAGCGTATTAATCGCGACCTTGGTGACTTCTCTGAGACCTTCCTGATCGGTACGTTTGAGGAGGCGGTTTTGATCGCTTACCAAAAGTCCAGAATTGGGGACATTGTCCTGCTTTCTCCGGGCTGCTCAAGTTTTGACATGTTTGACAGTTTTGAAGAGCGTGGTGAATACTTTAAAGAGATCGTGAGAAAATTTCACTGA